One window from the genome of Candidatus Manganitrophaceae bacterium encodes:
- a CDS encoding DNA primase — MLGRRVPDQLIETIRDRTDLVAVISEYLALKKAGQNYLGLCPFHAEKSPSFTVSPSKQIFHCFGCGTGGNIFQFIMKMENLAFPEALRKLAGKAGVVIPEYTPKENPAVRGETDQIYRINEAAATYFQRNLLETPEGARAVDYLKKRGITPETIQAFSIGFSLPRRDDLLKQLGRQFPRPLLERAGLISRREGEETFFDRFRNRVLFPIRNLQGNVVGFGGRVLDDAQPKYLNTSETPVFTKGRHLFALDRAKKSGARSLIIVEGYFDVVAAHQAGITNVIATMGTALTEDHLRLIRRWTEKVFLLFDPDEAGARAAIRTAPLFITEGISAEVISLPPGEDPDLFIRRVGKEGFLSKLGEGKTLIDFAIAKLAEASSLKSIDDKIKVTEEIFPLIEKLKNKFEQGHYLKTLSETLNIEEPDLRAQFASRTKGKKEARPVSQALPAGARLPQGEEMIVSLLLQNQIDPSALSGLELDDFTDPQMRGILSHLWNAAEGRWSTPQNLEALDEMDESLLGLVRRLSIRENYFEDAPQTLKDCVASLQKKRMQRESIALQGKIREADRGGDSELIESLQRRLFELRRKLNQLNESL; from the coding sequence TTGCTCGGAAGACGGGTTCCTGACCAGCTCATCGAAACCATTCGGGACAGAACCGATCTGGTCGCTGTCATATCCGAATATCTTGCCCTCAAGAAAGCAGGGCAGAATTATCTGGGGCTCTGCCCTTTTCATGCCGAAAAAAGCCCTTCCTTCACGGTGAGCCCTTCTAAACAGATCTTTCACTGCTTTGGATGTGGAACCGGGGGAAATATCTTTCAATTTATCATGAAGATGGAAAACCTTGCTTTCCCGGAAGCCCTTCGTAAGCTGGCGGGCAAAGCCGGGGTGGTCATTCCGGAATATACTCCGAAAGAGAATCCTGCGGTCCGGGGTGAGACCGATCAGATCTATCGCATCAACGAGGCCGCCGCCACCTATTTTCAGCGCAATTTGCTGGAGACGCCCGAAGGGGCCCGTGCTGTCGACTATCTTAAGAAAAGAGGGATTACGCCGGAGACCATTCAAGCATTTTCGATCGGTTTCTCCCTCCCCCGGCGGGACGATCTTCTAAAACAACTCGGCCGACAGTTTCCGCGTCCCCTTCTGGAGAGAGCGGGGCTGATCTCAAGGAGAGAGGGAGAAGAGACCTTCTTCGATCGGTTCCGAAATCGGGTGCTCTTCCCCATTCGCAACCTGCAGGGAAATGTGGTCGGATTTGGCGGACGGGTCTTGGATGACGCGCAGCCGAAATATCTGAACACCTCCGAGACCCCCGTCTTCACGAAGGGGAGACATCTTTTTGCATTGGATCGGGCCAAAAAATCGGGAGCGCGCTCCCTGATCATCGTCGAAGGTTATTTTGATGTCGTGGCGGCGCACCAGGCCGGCATCACGAACGTTATCGCGACGATGGGGACCGCTTTAACGGAAGACCATCTCCGTCTGATCCGAAGATGGACCGAAAAAGTCTTCCTCCTCTTTGATCCGGATGAGGCGGGGGCCCGCGCGGCGATTCGGACCGCCCCCCTCTTTATTACAGAGGGAATCTCTGCCGAAGTGATCTCGCTTCCGCCGGGAGAGGACCCGGATCTCTTTATCCGGAGGGTCGGGAAGGAGGGCTTTCTTAGTAAGTTAGGGGAAGGAAAAACCTTGATCGATTTTGCCATCGCCAAGCTGGCGGAGGCTTCCTCTTTGAAATCGATTGATGATAAAATCAAGGTAACGGAGGAGATCTTTCCCCTTATTGAAAAGCTGAAAAACAAATTCGAGCAGGGCCATTATTTAAAAACGCTCTCAGAGACGCTCAATATCGAAGAGCCTGATCTGCGGGCCCAATTTGCTTCCCGAACCAAAGGAAAAAAGGAAGCGCGTCCAGTCAGCCAGGCGCTCCCGGCCGGAGCGAGGCTTCCTCAGGGTGAGGAGATGATTGTCTCCCTTCTCCTCCAGAACCAAATAGACCCATCTGCGCTCTCCGGTCTGGAATTGGACGATTTTACAGATCCACAGATGCGCGGCATTCTTAGCCATTTATGGAATGCCGCTGAAGGCCGATGGTCCACGCCGCAGAATTTGGAAGCGTTGGACGAGATGGACGAGTCGCTCTTGGGGCTGGTGCGCCGCTTGTCGATCCGTGAAAATTATTTTGAGGACGCGCCGCAGACGCTCAAAGATTGCGTCGCCTCTCTGCAGAAGAAAAGGATGCAGCGGGAAAGCATCGCGCTTCAGGGAAAAATAAGAGAGGCCGACCGAGGCGGCGACAGTGAATTAATCGAGTCGTTGCAGCGTCGTCTTTTTGAATTGAGAAGAAAATTAAACCAGCTGAACGAATCTTTATAA
- a CDS encoding GatB/YqeY domain-containing protein encodes MTTQEKLAEELKGAMRTGDAARLSVIRLLRSAIKNKEIDKGKGQKLTEEEVLQLISSAMKQRRESIEQFAKGGRQDLVEQEEKELTILQSFLPEQISDEALRIKVQEAIAQSGATDVKEMGKVMKLLIPQLVGKAEGNKISQVVRECLGQK; translated from the coding sequence ATGACAACCCAAGAAAAATTGGCTGAAGAATTAAAAGGGGCGATGCGGACCGGCGATGCCGCCCGACTCTCCGTCATCCGCCTCCTCCGTTCGGCCATTAAGAACAAAGAGATCGACAAGGGGAAGGGACAGAAGCTGACCGAGGAAGAGGTCCTTCAGCTGATCAGCTCTGCCATGAAGCAGCGGCGGGAGTCGATCGAGCAGTTCGCAAAGGGGGGACGTCAAGACCTCGTGGAGCAAGAAGAGAAAGAGCTGACGATTCTTCAATCCTTTCTTCCCGAGCAGATTTCCGATGAAGCGCTTCGAATCAAGGTCCAGGAGGCCATCGCCCAATCGGGCGCGACCGATGTGAAGGAAATGGGGAAGGTCATGAAGCTGTTGATCCCGCAGCTTGTCGGAAAGGCCGAAGGAAACAAGATCAGCCAGGTGGTTCGAGAATGCCTCGGGCAAAAGTAA
- a CDS encoding histidine triad nucleotide-binding protein → MVNPDCLFCKIVEKKIPCKLVYEDEKVIAFEDINPQAPVHLLLIPRKHLSGLLDLTSDQRMEVAHLFSVVPQLAQEKGIAEQGFRTVINSGRDAGQTVFHLHIHLLGGRPMRWPPG, encoded by the coding sequence ATGGTAAACCCGGACTGCCTCTTCTGTAAAATTGTCGAGAAGAAAATCCCCTGCAAGCTGGTCTACGAGGACGAAAAGGTCATCGCATTTGAGGATATTAACCCTCAGGCGCCGGTGCATCTGCTGCTGATCCCCCGAAAGCACCTCTCCGGCCTGCTCGACCTGACCTCTGACCAGAGAATGGAGGTAGCGCATCTTTTCTCCGTGGTTCCTCAGTTGGCCCAGGAAAAGGGGATTGCGGAACAGGGCTTTCGGACCGTTATCAACTCGGGAAGGGATGCCGGCCAAACGGTTTTTCACCTCCATATTCATCTGTTAGGGGGGCGCCCGATGCGCTGGCCCCCCGGTTAA
- a CDS encoding bifunctional phosphoribosyl-AMP cyclohydrolase/phosphoribosyl-ATP diphosphatase HisIE, which yields MKKIIDQLKFSRGLIPAVIVDHAKKDVLMVAYMNAEALEKTLRSGETHFWSRSRKTLWRKGETSGHIQRVKALYTDCDQDTLLIEVEQVGVACHTGSRSCFFEKIDANGCPSHSAPAQPALPMLEALYQMISERKKHPSPHSYTSLLLQGGIDSILKKVGEEAGEFIISAKNEDRKEVIHETADLFYHLLVALNQQGIPLKAIDEELQRRTAQSGLAEKKSREKKSRTKKPAAKR from the coding sequence ATGAAGAAAATAATCGACCAGCTGAAATTTTCCCGGGGGCTGATTCCGGCGGTCATCGTCGACCATGCAAAGAAAGATGTGTTGATGGTCGCCTATATGAACGCGGAGGCGCTGGAAAAAACGCTCCGGTCGGGCGAAACCCATTTTTGGAGCCGCTCGCGAAAGACGCTCTGGCGAAAAGGGGAGACGTCGGGGCACATCCAGCGGGTAAAGGCGCTTTATACCGACTGCGACCAAGACACCCTTTTGATTGAGGTCGAGCAGGTCGGCGTCGCCTGTCATACCGGGAGCCGCTCCTGTTTTTTCGAGAAGATCGATGCAAATGGCTGCCCGTCGCATTCGGCCCCGGCCCAGCCGGCGCTTCCGATGCTCGAAGCGCTCTACCAGATGATCTCGGAACGGAAGAAGCATCCTTCTCCCCATTCGTATACGAGCCTTCTGCTTCAGGGGGGGATCGATTCGATCCTGAAAAAAGTGGGGGAGGAGGCGGGCGAGTTCATTATCAGCGCCAAAAACGAGGATCGGAAAGAGGTCATCCATGAGACAGCCGACCTCTTCTACCACCTTTTGGTCGCTCTGAATCAGCAGGGGATTCCTCTAAAGGCAATCGATGAGGAGTTGCAGCGCCGGACCGCTCAATCGGGACTGGCCGAGAAAAAATCGCGCGAGAAAAAATCGCGAACGAAAAAACCTGCCGCGAAACGCTAA
- the hisF gene encoding imidazole glycerol phosphate synthase subunit HisF — MLAKRIIPCLDVKGGRVVKGVGFVNLKDAGDPVEIAKLYEAQGADELCFLDITASSEGRDILLEIVRRTAEEVSMPLTVGGGVRTVEDVRRLLAAGADKVSINTAAVENPEFVRAAALQFGSSTIVVAIDAKRNKNRREDDPENPTWQVYTHGGRKETGIDVITWAKKMEGFGAGEILLTSMDQDGTTQGYDLELTKGVAEAVHVPIIASGGVGTLEHLYQGVAVGRADAVLAASIFHYQTYSIPQAKRYLAERGVSVRSV; from the coding sequence ATGCTGGCCAAGCGGATCATCCCTTGTCTCGACGTCAAAGGGGGACGGGTCGTCAAAGGGGTCGGCTTCGTCAACTTGAAAGATGCCGGCGATCCGGTGGAGATCGCCAAGCTCTATGAAGCGCAAGGGGCCGACGAGCTCTGCTTTCTCGATATCACCGCGTCGTCGGAAGGAAGGGATATTCTGTTGGAGATCGTCCGGCGGACGGCCGAAGAGGTCTCGATGCCGCTGACCGTCGGCGGCGGCGTCCGAACGGTGGAAGATGTCCGGCGGCTGCTCGCGGCCGGCGCCGACAAGGTCTCGATCAATACCGCCGCCGTCGAAAATCCGGAGTTCGTCCGGGCCGCGGCGCTCCAGTTCGGCAGCTCCACGATCGTCGTCGCCATTGATGCGAAGCGGAACAAAAACCGGCGGGAGGACGACCCGGAAAATCCGACCTGGCAGGTGTACACCCACGGCGGCCGAAAGGAAACCGGGATCGACGTGATCACCTGGGCAAAGAAAATGGAGGGGTTCGGCGCGGGGGAGATCCTCCTCACCAGCATGGACCAGGACGGGACGACGCAGGGGTATGATCTGGAATTAACAAAAGGGGTGGCCGAGGCGGTGCATGTCCCGATCATCGCCTCCGGCGGGGTCGGAACCCTGGAGCATCTCTATCAAGGGGTCGCCGTCGGCCGGGCCGATGCGGTGCTCGCCGCCTCGATCTTTCATTACCAGACCTATTCGATCCCGCAGGCGAAGCGCTATCTGGCCGAGCGGGGGGTTTCGGTTCGAAGCGTATGA
- the hisA gene encoding 1-(5-phosphoribosyl)-5-[(5-phosphoribosylamino)methylideneamino]imidazole-4-carboxamide isomerase, whose translation MILIPAIDIKGGRCVRLTQGAMDSETVYSEDPAEMARQWEAQGAERLHLVDLDGAVGGTTVHYELIAQMIKAVQIPVQVGGGIRDLERVERYLSVGAAAVILGTAALQNEALVKEATRKFPRQIIAGIDSKQGQVAVRGWTEIHPEEVATLAYRMQEAGVAALILTDIEKDGMLAGPNIDLFREIGMQVEIPIIASGGVTTLKQIQQLAEIPGVEGAIVGKALYTGALSLPKALAMLRGEG comes from the coding sequence ATGATTTTAATTCCGGCGATTGACATCAAAGGGGGGCGCTGCGTTCGCCTCACGCAGGGAGCGATGGATTCCGAGACGGTCTACTCGGAAGATCCGGCGGAGATGGCCCGGCAGTGGGAGGCGCAAGGGGCCGAGCGCCTTCATCTCGTCGATCTCGACGGCGCCGTCGGCGGGACGACGGTCCATTATGAATTGATCGCACAGATGATCAAAGCGGTTCAGATCCCGGTCCAGGTCGGCGGCGGCATCCGCGACCTCGAGCGGGTGGAGCGCTATCTTTCGGTCGGGGCCGCCGCAGTCATCCTGGGGACCGCCGCGCTTCAGAACGAGGCGCTGGTCAAGGAGGCAACGCGGAAATTTCCCCGCCAGATCATCGCAGGAATCGATTCGAAGCAAGGGCAGGTCGCCGTCCGGGGCTGGACCGAGATTCATCCGGAGGAGGTCGCCACCTTGGCGTATCGGATGCAGGAGGCGGGGGTCGCCGCGCTGATTTTAACCGACATCGAGAAAGACGGGATGCTCGCCGGCCCGAACATCGATCTCTTCAGAGAAATCGGAATGCAGGTCGAGATTCCGATTATCGCCTCGGGCGGGGTGACGACCCTAAAGCAGATCCAACAGCTGGCCGAGATCCCCGGGGTCGAGGGGGCGATCGTCGGGAAGGCGCTCTATACCGGGGCCCTCTCGCTGCCGAAGGCGCTGGCGATGCTTCGCGGGGAGGGGTGA
- the hisH gene encoding imidazole glycerol phosphate synthase subunit HisH, with protein MMKIVIVDYGSGNLRSVQKGFERAGYAAEITRDPKRVADASHLVVPGVGAFPECMKNLEALRLLDPIAKSIRTGKPYLGICLGLQILFTEGMEFGPHPGLDLIPGRVVRFPEGALKVPHMGWNQLRIEKKTPILEGIPDQSYFYFVHSYYAVPKDEEAVATTTEYGVRFASAIARDNLFACQFHPEKSQERGRTLLANFAKLK; from the coding sequence CTGATGAAAATCGTTATTGTTGACTATGGATCGGGGAACCTTCGAAGCGTTCAGAAGGGATTCGAGCGGGCCGGATATGCCGCCGAGATCACGCGCGACCCGAAGAGGGTTGCCGACGCCAGCCATCTGGTGGTCCCCGGCGTCGGCGCCTTTCCGGAGTGTATGAAGAACCTCGAGGCCCTTCGCCTCCTCGATCCGATTGCCAAATCGATCCGAACGGGAAAGCCGTATCTTGGGATCTGTCTTGGCCTTCAAATCCTTTTCACGGAGGGGATGGAGTTCGGGCCGCACCCCGGCCTCGACCTCATTCCCGGTCGGGTGGTTCGCTTTCCGGAGGGGGCGCTGAAGGTGCCGCATATGGGATGGAACCAACTCCGGATCGAGAAGAAAACGCCGATCCTGGAGGGCATTCCGGACCAGTCTTATTTTTATTTCGTCCACTCCTATTATGCCGTTCCAAAAGACGAAGAGGCCGTTGCGACGACCACCGAGTATGGGGTTCGGTTCGCCTCGGCGATCGCCCGCGACAACCTCTTTGCCTGCCAGTTTCACCCGGAGAAGAGCCAGGAGCGGGGACGAACCCTTCTGGCGAATTTTGCTAAGTTGAAGTGA
- the hisB gene encoding imidazoleglycerol-phosphate dehydratase HisB, which translates to MRNGVVTRETKETAITLQVDLDGSGKYQVETPFPFLNHMLSAFAKHGYFDLTVKAKGDVEIDDHHTVEDIGIVLGEALAKAWGEKRGIRRFGHAAIPLDEALAEVTVDLSGRPYLVYHVQMPKKKIKEFDTDLIEHFFRSVVDQCRINLHVNLQYGKDPHHILEAIFKGFGRALDQATQIDPRLKGVASTKGKL; encoded by the coding sequence ATGCGTAACGGTGTTGTGACACGGGAAACGAAAGAGACGGCGATTACCCTTCAGGTCGACCTCGACGGATCGGGAAAGTATCAGGTCGAGACCCCCTTTCCCTTTCTAAATCACATGCTCTCGGCCTTTGCGAAGCATGGCTATTTCGATCTGACCGTCAAGGCGAAGGGAGATGTCGAGATCGACGACCATCATACGGTGGAAGACATCGGGATCGTTCTCGGCGAGGCGCTGGCCAAGGCCTGGGGGGAGAAGCGGGGGATTCGGCGGTTCGGTCATGCCGCCATCCCGCTCGATGAGGCGCTTGCGGAGGTGACGGTGGATCTCTCGGGCCGTCCTTATCTCGTTTATCATGTGCAGATGCCGAAGAAGAAGATTAAGGAATTCGATACCGATCTGATCGAACACTTCTTTCGTTCGGTCGTCGACCAATGTCGGATCAACCTCCATGTGAACCTCCAATACGGCAAGGATCCACACCATATTTTGGAGGCGATCTTTAAAGGATTTGGCCGCGCGCTCGATCAAGCGACCCAGATCGATCCGAGGTTAAAGGGGGTTGCCTCGACGAAGGGAAAATTGTAA
- the hisD gene encoding histidinol dehydrogenase: protein MLAMMKTVHVDDRRFQTLYRKVLNRLDLGADSIEKTVRKILNEVREKGDRAVLRYTEKFDRLRLSASELRVDGDQLRRAYEKADPAVVESLKYAADRITAFHEKQKKEGFTLQNDGIYLAQRVHPIERVGLYVPGGKAAYPSSVLMNAIPARVAGVPRLVICSPSPEGAINPYLLIAADIAGVSEIYRIGGVQAVGALAYGTETIPKVDKIVGPGNQYVAAAKRLVYGLVDIDMIAGPSELLIIADDRANPTYVASDLLSQAEHDEEAVVIFVATSQKLVAKVEKEMKAQLARLPRKKIATMSLRQHGVTFIVPDLKQAIALSNEIAPEHLSLFVSEPFAYLDQIVHAGSVFLGEQTPQALGDYIAGPNHVLPTGGTARFFSPLCVDDFVRRSSVISYSREALERSGEHLVRIAEVEGLEAHANMVRVRVKKNA from the coding sequence ATGCTCGCAATGATGAAAACGGTTCACGTGGACGATCGACGGTTTCAGACGCTTTATCGGAAAGTATTGAATCGCCTCGATCTCGGAGCGGACTCGATCGAGAAGACGGTCCGAAAGATTCTCAACGAGGTGCGGGAAAAGGGAGACCGCGCGGTTCTCCGGTATACCGAAAAGTTCGACCGGCTCCGGCTGAGCGCTTCCGAGCTCCGCGTCGACGGAGATCAGCTTCGGCGAGCCTATGAAAAGGCCGACCCGGCGGTGGTGGAGAGCCTTAAATATGCCGCCGATCGGATCACCGCCTTTCATGAGAAGCAGAAGAAAGAGGGGTTCACCCTTCAAAACGACGGGATCTACCTTGCCCAGCGGGTCCATCCGATCGAACGGGTAGGGCTTTACGTCCCCGGCGGAAAGGCGGCCTATCCCTCCTCGGTGCTGATGAACGCGATTCCCGCCCGGGTGGCCGGGGTGCCCCGCTTGGTGATCTGCTCCCCCTCTCCGGAAGGGGCGATCAACCCCTATCTATTGATCGCCGCCGACATCGCCGGCGTCAGCGAGATCTATCGGATCGGCGGGGTCCAGGCGGTCGGCGCCCTGGCGTACGGCACCGAAACGATACCGAAGGTCGATAAGATCGTCGGGCCGGGGAATCAGTATGTCGCCGCCGCCAAGCGGCTGGTTTATGGACTGGTCGATATCGACATGATCGCCGGACCGAGCGAGCTGCTGATTATCGCCGACGACCGGGCGAACCCGACCTATGTCGCCTCCGACCTCCTCTCCCAGGCGGAGCATGACGAAGAGGCGGTGGTGATCTTTGTGGCGACCTCCCAAAAGCTGGTCGCCAAAGTCGAAAAAGAGATGAAAGCGCAACTCGCCCGGCTCCCTCGGAAAAAGATCGCGACGATGTCATTGCGGCAGCATGGGGTGACTTTCATCGTTCCCGATCTCAAGCAGGCGATCGCGCTCTCCAATGAGATCGCGCCGGAGCATCTGTCCCTCTTCGTCTCCGAGCCGTTCGCTTATCTCGATCAAATTGTCCATGCCGGATCGGTTTTCCTCGGCGAGCAGACGCCGCAGGCGTTGGGCGATTACATCGCCGGACCGAATCATGTCTTGCCGACCGGGGGGACGGCGCGGTTCTTCTCGCCGCTCTGTGTCGACGATTTCGTCAGACGGAGCAGCGTCATCTCCTACAGCCGGGAGGCGCTGGAGCGAAGCGGCGAACATCTGGTCCGCATCGCGGAGGTCGAAGGCTTAGAAGCCCATGCCAACATGGTCCGGGTCAGGGTGAAAAAAAATGCGTAA
- a CDS encoding ATP phosphoribosyltransferase, which translates to MNRPLLTIALSKGRLLKPSIEFLKRLGLSSSELSEESRRLTFDIPEKKVKVILVRATDVPTYVEYGAADVGIVGKDLLLEQMCDVYEPIDLEYGFCRIVLAAPSGNGSRGARSNGHSKLRVATKYANITERYFLEKGIPIEIIKLYGSIELAPLVGLADQIVDLTSSGETLRTHHLGVVDEIALCTARLIVNRASLKLKYPAIQKLFDAIKKELKKPAAKSRG; encoded by the coding sequence ATGAACAGGCCGCTCCTAACCATCGCATTGTCGAAAGGGCGACTCCTCAAACCGAGCATCGAATTTCTCAAACGGCTCGGCCTCTCCTCGTCGGAGCTCTCGGAAGAGAGCCGCCGGCTGACCTTTGATATCCCCGAAAAAAAGGTGAAGGTGATCCTGGTTCGGGCGACCGATGTTCCGACCTATGTCGAATATGGCGCGGCCGATGTCGGGATTGTCGGAAAAGACCTCCTCCTGGAGCAGATGTGCGACGTCTATGAGCCGATCGATCTCGAATACGGCTTCTGCCGGATCGTCCTCGCCGCGCCGAGCGGCAATGGGTCGCGCGGCGCGCGGAGCAACGGCCACTCCAAGCTCCGGGTGGCGACGAAGTATGCGAACATCACCGAGCGCTATTTTTTGGAGAAAGGAATCCCGATCGAGATTATCAAGCTCTACGGCTCGATCGAGCTGGCGCCGTTGGTCGGGCTCGCCGATCAGATCGTCGACCTCACCTCCAGCGGCGAGACGCTCCGGACCCATCACCTGGGCGTCGTCGATGAGATCGCCCTCTGCACGGCCCGGCTCATCGTCAACCGGGCGAGCCTCAAATTAAAATACCCGGCCATTCAAAAATTGTTCGACGCAATCAAGAAAGAACTCAAGAAGCCTGCGGCGAAAAGCCGCGGATAA
- the murA gene encoding UDP-N-acetylglucosamine 1-carboxyvinyltransferase codes for MDKIVIQGGSRLNGEIEISGAKNAALPILAATLLSPEPQTLLGIPKLMDVVTIEKLLRGMGAEISEEKGVHTIQVRSIESCEAPYELVKTMRASILVLGPLLARGGEAHVSLPGGCAIGARPIQLHLAGLEKMGAQIQIEHGMIHAKAGKLKGAQIYFDVPTVTGTENLMMAATLAEGTTLLENAACEPEIADLARFLSACGARIQGAGTDRITIEGVSSLRGASYRVMPDRIEAGTFMVAAAITRGELILRGGHAADLTSLIDKLRLAGVTITEERDLLRVKGGEIHAVDVKTLPYPGFPTDMQAQMMALMSISDGLSVITETIFESRFNHVAELRRMGAQIRLEGNHAVIKGVRKLSGAPVMASDLRASAGLILAGLIAKGETEILRIYHLDRGYERIEEKLSKVGATIRRVKGAG; via the coding sequence ATGGATAAAATCGTCATCCAGGGGGGAAGCCGCCTCAACGGAGAGATCGAGATCAGCGGCGCCAAAAACGCCGCCCTTCCGATTTTGGCCGCCACCTTGCTCTCTCCGGAGCCGCAGACCCTTCTGGGAATCCCGAAGTTGATGGATGTGGTGACGATCGAGAAGCTCCTTCGCGGAATGGGGGCGGAGATTTCCGAGGAGAAGGGGGTTCATACGATTCAGGTCCGGTCGATCGAGAGCTGTGAAGCCCCCTATGAGCTTGTCAAGACGATGCGGGCGTCGATCTTGGTCTTGGGGCCGCTGCTCGCCCGCGGCGGCGAGGCGCACGTCTCCTTGCCGGGGGGATGTGCCATCGGCGCCCGGCCGATCCAGCTCCATCTCGCCGGCCTCGAAAAGATGGGGGCCCAGATTCAGATCGAGCATGGAATGATCCATGCCAAGGCGGGAAAGCTAAAAGGGGCTCAGATTTACTTTGATGTCCCGACCGTGACCGGCACCGAGAATTTGATGATGGCCGCCACCCTGGCGGAGGGAACCACCCTTTTAGAGAATGCCGCCTGTGAGCCGGAGATCGCCGATCTGGCCCGATTTCTCAGCGCCTGCGGCGCCCGGATTCAGGGGGCCGGAACCGACCGGATCACCATCGAGGGGGTCTCCTCGTTGAGGGGCGCGTCGTACCGGGTGATGCCCGATCGGATTGAGGCGGGGACGTTTATGGTGGCCGCCGCCATCACCCGGGGAGAGCTGATCCTTCGCGGTGGACACGCAGCGGATCTCACCAGCCTGATCGACAAGCTGCGGCTTGCGGGGGTGACGATCACCGAGGAACGGGACCTCCTGCGGGTCAAAGGGGGTGAGATTCACGCGGTCGATGTGAAGACCCTTCCCTACCCCGGCTTTCCGACCGACATGCAGGCGCAGATGATGGCGTTGATGTCGATCTCCGACGGTCTTTCCGTCATCACCGAGACGATCTTCGAGAGCCGCTTCAACCATGTCGCCGAGCTGCGGCGGATGGGGGCGCAGATTCGTTTAGAAGGAAACCATGCCGTCATCAAAGGGGTCCGGAAGCTCTCGGGGGCGCCGGTGATGGCGTCGGATTTGCGGGCGAGCGCCGGGTTGATTTTAGCGGGGCTCATCGCAAAAGGAGAGACGGAGATTTTGCGGATTTATCATCTTGATCGGGGATACGAGCGAATCGAGGAGAAGCTCTCGAAGGTCGGGGCGACGATTCGGCGGGTAAAGGGGGCCGGGTGA
- the prmC gene encoding peptide chain release factor N(5)-glutamine methyltransferase: MPIVRTKEVTAAALLLEARTVLDRAGVPAPQLEAELLLAGSLGCRRIDLYLEPNRSIEPDQAHVFRARITRRSRREPLQYITGEVEFDGLTLAIRPGVFIPRPETELIVEEAQRIAPAPSRILDLCTGSGALAVALAKRFPHTKVVATDLNETALQTASQNAARHQSLSRITFLQGDLFAPLEADQERFDLIVCNPPYISERDRPTLPPEVRDYEPALALFAPEEGTAIYRRVLRQASLYLAPGGVLLFELGAGQSAWFRSFAEAETDFIPTFLPDFANIDRIARCICADGRPKRTEMGPLDG, translated from the coding sequence ATGCCGATTGTCAGGACAAAAGAGGTGACCGCCGCCGCACTCCTTCTGGAAGCGAGGACCGTCCTTGATCGCGCCGGGGTGCCGGCGCCGCAATTGGAGGCGGAGCTCCTCCTCGCCGGGTCGCTCGGCTGCCGTCGGATCGATCTCTACCTTGAACCGAATCGGTCCATCGAGCCCGATCAGGCGCACGTTTTCCGCGCGCGAATCACCCGCCGGAGCCGACGCGAGCCGCTTCAATACATTACCGGTGAGGTCGAATTCGACGGCTTAACCCTCGCCATCCGTCCGGGGGTCTTTATCCCCCGGCCCGAGACCGAGCTGATCGTCGAGGAAGCGCAACGGATCGCTCCGGCTCCTTCGCGGATTCTCGATCTCTGCACCGGCAGCGGCGCCCTGGCCGTCGCCCTCGCAAAACGCTTTCCCCATACCAAGGTGGTCGCAACCGATCTGAATGAAACGGCGCTGCAAACCGCCTCGCAAAACGCCGCGCGCCATCAATCTCTTTCACGAATCACGTTTCTCCAAGGCGATCTCTTCGCGCCGCTGGAGGCCGATCAAGAGCGCTTTGATCTCATCGTCTGCAATCCCCCTTATATTTCTGAACGGGATCGGCCGACCCTGCCGCCCGAAGTGCGCGATTATGAGCCGGCGCTTGCCCTCTTCGCTCCGGAGGAAGGGACGGCGATTTATCGCCGGGTCCTGCGGCAAGCCTCTCTTTATCTCGCCCCCGGCGGGGTGCTTCTCTTCGAGCTCGGCGCGGGACAGTCTGCTTGGTTCCGGAGCTTCGCCGAGGCGGAGACCGATTTCATTCCAACCTTTCTGCCCGATTTTGCCAACATCGACCGGATCGCCCGGTGTATCTGTGCCGACGGTCGACCCAAACGAACCGAGATGGGTCCGCTCGATGGATAA